The Panicum virgatum strain AP13 chromosome 3N, P.virgatum_v5, whole genome shotgun sequence genome includes the window AGTTATTTATCTAcgtgtaactaatttgttcgtcgtgcaaaattatttattttttagataAATTATTCGTTGATGTTCACTATTTATTCGTGATATGCATTTCCCTTCATTTATCGGATAAAATTCTAATGTTCAtaatgtttaatattttgtttgtaatatattattatttatttgatatgtttaattttttgttcgtataaaataattatttattcGTGTTGTTAAAACTTTTGTTCGAGTAGCCGAAAGTaattatttattattaaaatattttaaaaaaacattATGTAAACATAGGCAAGTATAGTGTTATGATGATTTTATCATAAAAAATCTAGTGGTGCAATCTAAATTTAAATTGAATGCTTGGCCAGGGCCCAGGTGCGGCGCGAGCCTTCCCGTGGTGGGCTCAGGTGCTGTGCTGTGCCTGTGCACTGACGGGCCACTCCAGCGTTTTTCTTCTCTTGGAGAATTCTCTTAGAGAATTTTTCTTCTCTTGCAGAGCCCACGGAAAACGCTGGGCGATGATGCCTCGTCTGATCGTGTCAGAAGTTGAGAACGCTCCAAGATGCCTGAAGCATGGGCAATGCCTGAACTCGAGAGTCGCCACTCCAGCTTGAATCAGAGGCTGTGCCTAAGCCCAAGATGCTCAAAGCTAACAGCTGCAGAAAACTAAACTTGAATCGAGTTCATCgactgctgctgcaggctggaGCTACGCCTACACTCCATGCTGAAGACTGCCATGAACTACTACACAGCCTGTCATTTCAAAATTCTTATTGGATGCAACAATCTTGAGAGGAACACCAATGCTTAGCACAATGGCACTCTCAAAATTAAGCCCGCCCTTTTTCGTGAAACTCATGTTGAGAATGGAATCGTCTAACAAAATCCAAAACTCTTTTAGTTTTAGTGAGGCAACATTCCTGATGTAACTGTAAGTGTACATCTCGGTGATTTTGTTAGCAATCAACAAGACGAAGAAACTGCAGCCTAGCTCGGACAAAACAATCacccaccgcggcggcggcggctgctgctgctagcaCCACCGGCCTGAGACTGCACTGCGCCGCTCCTCCGGCGCTCGCCAGCGGGGGTGGAAGAGGTGCCGCGGCACAACCAGGTGGCGGCGCAGGTGCAGCAGCAGACGGCCGGCGCCCGGCCGAGCGCCACCACGCACGCCAGGGCCAGCACCgccagcagcagaaccagctgCGGCCAGCCCGCGCGACCGGCACCGCCGGCCGTTGCTCTGCTCGCCGACCCCTCGTCGGCTCCCGCGGCCACGGGCAGAGCAGCAGCCGCGCCGGGGCTGGAGCTGCAGGCTCCACCGGCGCCAATGCCGGCGCTGGCCATTGCTCCGGCTCCACCGCCGCACttccggccgcggccggcgagcctGAGCTCctgcagcgcggcggcgagccccgCGCGCAGCCGCGCACGCTTGGAGTTGGACcctttggcggcggcggtggcgctcctcTTCTTGATGGAGTCGCTCTTGGAGAACAACAGccggcgcctcggcggcggcggcgccctcggcgAGCTGCCGACCCGCCGCAGCGCcctgccgcctccgccgccgagcatGGAGGACCGGTGGTGGAGAAGATGCACGACCTGACCCTCACCGCACCGATGAGATCCCGCTACACGAGCCCCTGAGACTGAGATGCTGCCCTGCCCTGCTCTACTCCTGCTCAAGTGGTCAAATGGAGCTGCACGGCAAGCGCGTGAGGATGAGCGATGGGCAGCTGCGTGCTCGGCCGCTCAAATAGCTAGCGATCGGAGTCGGAGCTGCAGCGCAGCGGGTGGGGTGGGGGACAGGAAAGTGCGGGGTGCCGCCGTGGCGGTGCGTCGAGTCGTCGGCCGGCGAGGTGCCCGACCCGAGGAGAAGACGCGTGAGACGCCGCGCCACGACGCGCGTGGGTGGGCGTGGTGGCCACCTCACCGTGGGGGCGGGCGCTCGTGGCCACCCACGTGTGGGCCGAACGGAGGACGAAGCGAAGAGGAGCTTCCCGTGCGCTGCTTGCTGGCCCTCGTATCTGGGCTCCAACCGGGCCGCGGACCGGCCCATATGGAACGGTCAGCAGAGTCCCAGGCCCTGAGGCCCAGGTGCCCCCCACGACGCTCGCGACCCCtggagccgccgtcgccgtggccttCTTTCCTGGCGGCGCCGCTCGACCagtcatcgccgccgcccatcgACACGAGGTCTTCGTCTTCCGGCGAAGAGCGCTCCCCCACCGGGTAtaccccttcccttcccttcccttccctcccctccccttccctccgcGCGAAGCAGAGCGCCCCAAACTCTATCGTGATGTgtttgtattcggatctgaccCAGTTAGATGAACGTGTCCTTTACAGTACTGGATCCGCCCCCGCCCTGTAGGATTCTGCGTTCTTTGTTAGTGCTAGGGTGCCTGATGCGTGCTCCGAGGGCACATTTCGTGCGCTGTTTTCTTTCCTGGTGTAAGAAGATGTGGGGTTACCTGAGGAAAACTGTCCTATTTAGTGACCACTTTGAGAGTTGGGACTGCTGATTCGGTTGGTGGCTGATTGGTCGTCGTATCCTGTACTTCTGACCAGCAGCGCGTTGCTTGCTGAACAGTGTCTGGTTTCGTTAGCATGACTTCCATTCACAAATGAATCAGCCGGGAATCATTTTCATCTCTGCTTTCATAGAAAGAGCTAGCTAGCTTTGTTAGTGCATTTACAGTATTGTGGTACCTGGTTTAAGATATTTGATTGGAACTTTAGAAGGAATCAACTGGGTATATCATCATTCGGTATTCTGCGTTACCGAGTCCTGTACTGGATTTTTGACATATTGATCGGGACCTCTCTTGCAAGTGAGTGACTGATGAGCGATGACTGCTCTGGTTATTAGTTTTAGCAATTTGGTTAGTTGTACTGTCTAAGAGTCTGGATATTGGTGTGGAAAATATTAAATTAGAGTACAGTCTGTTGGTTCATAGATTTTCCAATTAAGAAGCAGAATCATCTGTATTtccttattaaaaaaaataattatggtTTTCTGGTAGCTTGATATACCAACATCATTTTAACTCCAATGCATTGGCTTCTAAGTTGTCTAATTTCCTTGGTATCCTTTCTTTAATTCTTTTACTGAGCGGAATATTTTACCAGGCATAACCTCCATTCAGAACCGAAATAACCTGTGGAGATAAATGTTCTGGTTATGGTGTCAGctatctctcatgggaaaaaaatTCGTAGCTTTATTGATGCATTCTTATATATTGAAGAGTTTTTACTTGGGTCTATTATCGATGGGCACCAGGGGATTAAAAAGCTATTTACACTTTTTCATTTTGTGCAGCCCAAATAACTTTCACCTCACACTATACAAGCTCATCAGTTTTGTGGTACTTGGGATGGTATTTAAGATACAAGACTGAATCAGTTGTGTTACATCATCGAGTTGTAAGGAGAGTATACTAATGGTGATCCCTAATGGATACATCCAAATCTGGTCTATGCTTACAGTTATTTTCCTGAGTGACTGACTAATCAGTAATGCTGCTATGCTGATTATGTTCGTTTGCTTTGACTAAAGCGGCGATGTCACCGCTGATGCCATGCTTTTATTCCAGCATTATTTTGTTACCTTCTCTAGTAGGCTAGTATGACCTAGTAATTCATATTTGTTGAAAGTATAAATACAAAGAGTTAGATATCTCAAATCTGGTTGTACAACAGACTAGGGGATTGCTTTTATTCCATGCTTTACCTATTGCGCAGCAGACTAGGGGATTGCTAATTACTTAATTAGTAATTACTCTCACCGGCTCCTACCTCAGGTCACCCTTATTGCCATGCTCTGCCCAGCCTTTGTTCCCTTTCTTGTACACCCAGCCGACTGCCACTCCAGGAATAGatattatattttatttttctaactGATGATCATGCTCACCCGATTCCTTCTCATTAGATCGGAAGGATGAGGAAGGGACTGCATCCTCAGATGCAATGGATTTCTTATGTGACACAGAGTGGTAGGCTGATCAATATCATGATGACCAAGGTGAACCATACTGGCAAAGTGTACCACATGAGGGCCAAACGTCAAATGGCTCAGAGCCTTGGTCAGATTGCGAAGTTCAAACGCCGATACGAGCAGGAAGCAGAGGAAAACAAGGAAAAGTAGGATGGTGATTGAAAGGAGGTATAGTCTCTGTAACCTTAAGCACTTTTGTTGACTGAAAGTTTTTAGTTAAGGAACTTTGCTCATGGAATTGTATTTTCGATGGAATTTTCCTATGCTTCCATCACTGTTGGGTTTTAACCCAATGTAGTGGTTTCTTCTCTTTCGTTATGAATGCCTGTCTGGCTGCCCTGACTCTTGAGCAAACTAGTACTTACTATTCTGCCTTAAAGGCTCAAGAAAATCATCGATGGATTAATTTCTGATCTCACCTTTGAGATTCATTCATGGTTCGGATCCTTTCCTGTGTTATGTTTGATGCTCGTCTTTCCTGATCTGCGCGGACCCGGATTCCAGTATCTGGTGTCTAGTTGTGAATGAGCAGGATCATTAGCTGGTGCAATTTCGTGGTCAAGTTCATAAGTTCATATTTGTCTTACACTTTTCTGTTCAAACTGGATGATAGTGCTTGGCTCTGACTCTAAGCTGTCCTTATCAATGGCTATTATGTCACATGAGTGTATAGTCTTTATATGTTGTACTGCCGGTAGAATTTATGTATTCTTTCGAGGACACTTATAAGTTGCATGCATGCACAAACCCGTGTACATGTGGCACCCCAAAAATATTAACATTCTTGTGCATTCTCACAAACCTGTATACATTTCAACCACTGTAGCTGTTTGTGTTGAAAGATATCCATCGCTATTCGCGAATAACATTTAGTTTCATTTTACTGAAATTGTACGGGAAGATTCGTTTGTTACCTAGACTTCTTCCAACGAAACACAGATGACCACCAAATCATCTCCATTGCAAAGCTTCCACCAGCAGAAGTTCCACCGCAGTAGATTTACCCAAATGGCATTTGGCAGCACAAGTCAGGACTCAGGAGGGGAGTACAGGGTGGAAGGAAAAGTGAGGGTTACTTTGGTCTTCTCATAAAATTTTcacttattttttttcttttttcattcaCTATATCCAGCTCCACCTAAGAAAATTCCAAACCTTTGGCAAAATCATCGCCTTTGTCTATCTTTCACTTCCGCCTCACCTCTGTTCGGTTAGCTGTGGTTGGTGGCTGGTTCTAATTTGTtgcgagagaaaaatattgctgaCTACCTGGTGGCTAGTGCTGATCTGGTGTAAGggaaaaacactgttggctggttggctggttggctgataaGCCAGCAGAACAGTGTGAGTCCACTACACTCGAACTCATATGCCAGTGTGAGTCCCTCTTGATCGGTTGCTCAAGGGGGAAAGTTGCACCCGAACAATGCAAGTTGTTTCACAGGACTGCTGCCGTACAAATGATTGTGCATGAGATAAGGGCATGATCACTGAACTAACCACTGAATCGATCCCAATAACGTTTACTATTCACTGAATTGGTCCGTGAAACCTTGAAATGCAGACAGATAGTAAAAATTGTTTTCGATTTTTGGCAACCTTTAATAGCGAAACCTACTCACCTGGTTTAAGTTTTTGAATGAACCCAAATTTATGATAATTAGTTTTTCATGATAGACTACAAGCATATCAAAGCTATAGGGATAAGATGTGTCTTCATCAATTGGTTGTGCTTatattaatggtatatgcaggTGTACGATCAGCCGGACAGTCTTTTTCTCGAGAGGTTATGGCCAGCGCAACTTGCGCTACGAGGGAattttgcatgcatgaagtactaaatgaaatttatttgtaaagcattttcacggatgggtgtaacttttcgcgacgaatctaatgacggtaattaatctataattacatatagtgatgctacaataattaTCCTCTAATTATGAGGTCAAAATTCATCTCGTGAAGTAACGCAAGGGTTGTGgaattagttttataaactacttttatttaatacctcaaATTAATGATCAAAGTTGGCTACAGTGGTGTGATGATGTGGCAGTGACTGTATGGCAGCCAAGTAACGTCATCAAAGGAGTATCTTTTACTCAAAACGAAAAAGAGAAACATCCATCTGAATTGAGGGGAACAGACATACTCCCTCTGTATTGGTAAAAGAAGTTTTGGACATGTTTTGAGTCAAAtattgggaatataaatcatcaataacttttaaatt containing:
- the LOC120666308 gene encoding uncharacterized protein LOC120666308, producing the protein MRKGLHPQMQWISYVTQSGRLINIMMTKVNHTGKVYHMRAKRQMAQSLGQIAKFKRRYEQEAEENKEK
- the LOC120663488 gene encoding alanine and glycine-rich protein-like, translating into MLGGGGGRALRRVGSSPRAPPPPRRRLLFSKSDSIKKRSATAAAKGSNSKRARLRAGLAAALQELRLAGRGRKCGGGAGAMASAGIGAGGACSSSPGAAAALPVAAGADEGSASRATAGGAGRAGWPQLVLLLAVLALACVVALGRAPAVCCCTCAATWLCRGTSSTPAGERRRSGAVQSQAGGASSSSRRRRGG